The DNA segment AGACGATCTGCCGTCTGAGCGCCGGGGTGGGTCCCGGCGGCGCCACGCCCCGCGCCGCCCGGCCCCTTCTGCGGCGAGCGACCGCTCGCCCGCGCGGCCCCGGTCAGGCTCGGGCGGGCGCGGCCTCCTCGGCGGCCTCCGCGGCGTCGGCCGCGCGCTCCTTGGTGCCCTCCTGGGCAGCGCCCGGGAGGGAGTAGAAGACGCTCCTGCCCTGCTTGCTGCGGTGCGCCAGGCCCTTGGCGACGAGCGAGGTCTCCAGGGTGTTGCGCACGGCGGTCTCCGGTGCCGTGTGGTCCGGATGCTCCTGTGACAGCAGCTTCGTCAGCTCGGTCACCGTGCGCGGCTGCTGGTCGAGGAGGGCGAGCACGCGGTCGGCGCGGGTGGCGTTGCGCTGGCGGGCCTTGCCCCGGGCCGGCGTGGCCTTCCGCGCCTTCTTCGCGCTCCCCGCGGGCTTGGCCGGGGCCTTCTTTGCCGGCTTGCCCTTCGGCGCGGCGGGCTTCGCGCGCCGCGCCGCGGGCACGGTCGCCGGCTTCGCCGCCGTGGTGCCGGTCTCCGGGGGCTGCGGCGCGACGGCCCTCTTCTGGGGGCCCGTTTCGAGGTGCTGCTGGAGGTCCTCCAGCTTCGCCCGGAGCTTCTGCAGTTCGTCGATCTCCTTCGCGATGCTCTTCAGCTTGGCAGCCACCTGCACGGCGAATTCCGAGTCTGACATGAAAAAGCCTGCTCTCTCTTGCCTGATCGATCTGCGGTTGGCTGGATGTTACTCATCTCGCCCCGCAATTAACCCGGTACCGCTCTCTTTCATCGCCGCGCACGGCGCTCCGGCGGTCGGCTCCACGGCCGAACATTCCCACCGTCATGGGGTGTTCGGATGCTGCCCAACCCTTCTGTCGCAGCCAAGAAAAGGGACTTGAATGAGCCATACGAGCCGTGAATACGCTCCCACGCACGGTCAACGCGGGTACGGAACTCCGTCCGGTTGTCACTCCTTTGAGTCCTTCCGTCGGTGGCGCGGTTCGCCGGCGTCTCGTGCGGAAATGTGAGGTTGTTCGGTGGGGGCGGGCCGGTGCGCATGACGGCCTGTCACCCCATCCCGATCCGCCGCTCGGTGATCCCCGAAGGCGGGCGTGGCGGACATCCCCGGACACCTCCCACCCTATGCGTCACTTCGGTGACTTGAGTAGGCAACCTTTTCGTGGTGCGACTCCTCCTACATAAGGCGCAGGTGTGCTCATGTACGCATATCTGCGTGCACACTCCCGCACGCCATGAGTCATGCACGGCCTGAACATGGCGAACGTCAATCTGTGCCGCCCAGGCGGCACTTGGGACACGAGAGGTCTGCTGAATGAACATTCGCCGCACGCTGACGGCCGCCGCAGCGGCTGCCGTGATAGCGCCTGCCGCCGTACTGGCCGGTCCCACCGCCGCGTTCGCGACGGAGGCGGTGCCCAAGGCCGGCCCCCGCACGCCCGCCTCTCCCGGCTCCGCCGATGCCGCGACTCCGGCGGAGCGGTTAGCGGGGACCACCGGCGCGGGTGGTGCCACCGGCAGGGGCAAGGACGCCGGTGATTCCGATGGCGCGGGTCAGTCCTGTGCGTTCGAGTCCGACCAGTTGCAAGCGGCCGTCCACGGGCTGCCGCGCCGGCTGGTCGCGGGCGGTGCCTGGACCCCCTTCTCCATGACGCTCACCAACACCACCGGCAAGCCCCTGGAGGAGGTCCAGCCCTTCCTGCTGGTGTCCTCCGCCGAAGATGTCGACCGGCCGTACTGGGAGCTGGAGACCGAGTACCGCGACGCCAGGACGGGGCGGTGGAAGACCTTCCACGACGCGGCGCCCGAAGACCTGTTCGGCTTCTTCGCCATCGGTCCGCGCAGCACCCTCACGCTCCAACTGCGCACCCGCGCGGTCAAGGACGCCAAGCCCGGCGCCGGGTACGCGCTCGCCGCCGGCGACTACCGCAACCGCGACGGCTCCTGCGGTTCGGCCAAGGAAGCCTGGTACGACGTCACCCTCCTCCCCGCGGGCACGAAGCCGACGCAGCCCCCGGCCGACAAGCCGGGAGGCACGGCCGAGCCCGGTAAGGGCGCCGCGTCCGGTGGCGGTACGGGTGGTTCCGGCTCCACCGGTGGCCTCAGCCCGCAGGGCGGCGCCGAGCTCGCCGCGACCGGCTCCTCGTCCGCGACCCCGGCGGTCGCGCTCGCCGGCGGAGCCGCGATGGCGGTCGGCGCGGGCGCGGTCATCGGCGTCCGCCGCCGGAAGGGCGCGGCCGGTCCGGGCGCCGCGGACCTCCCCGCGTAAACCCGCCGGTCCTCCCAGAACCCGTTCTCCCAGAACCCGTTCTCCATGAACCTGTCGACCCAAGGACCCACGGCCTCGGAACCCCATGACATGGGCAACACGGCTCAAAGGGTCCGACGACCCAGGAAAGAGATCTTCATGAAGCTGCGCCGCGCCCTGTCGGCCACGGCCGCGACGGCCGCCCTGCTCCCCGTGGTGATGACCGCCGCCCCCGCCGCCCAGGCGGCCCCCGCCGCGGAACTCCCGAAGTGCTCCGACCTCGACACCGGGGAGCAGCACCACACCTTGGTGGGCCGCTCGTTCGGCATACCCAAGTCGATCACCCTCGGCACGCACTGGACGACCTACACCGCCACGCTCACCAACGCCTCGGCGAAGGAGCTGAAGTCGTTCGTACTCAGCGCCAAGCTGGGCAGTTATGTCTACAACGAGGGCGAGCGCGACCTGAGCCCGTACGGCGACCTGCAGTACTGGGACACCTCGCAGCGCGCCTGGAAGACGCTGCGCCAGGCCGACGGAAAGGCCGGCGGCATCCTTCCCGGTCCGAAGACGCTGAAGCCCCGTGAGTCCGTCCACGCGCAGCTGCGGTTCAGGGTGAGCAAGGACCTGCCCCTGGACCACGCGTACGACGCGTTCACCGGCCTCACCGGCAGCTTCACCGACCGCTACCGCGACACGGACTGCACGGCCGGCGTCGACGAGGTCGGCGGCTTCTACCCCCGCAAGGGCTGACGCCCACGGGGCTGCCGCCGTCGCGGCCCGACGGCGGCAGCCCCCGCCCCCGGACAGGTGCCTCGGCGAGACCCCCGGATGGCCCAGCATCACATGCCGCCCACCGCCACCGGCTGTAGGACGGAACCCGTACGACACAAGCGGCAGGACACCATCCACGGGTGCGGCGACGGGAGGAGGGCCGGCGGTGAACGTCGTCGTCGATCTCAATCGATGTCAGGGCTATGCGCAGTGTGCCTTCCTCGCTCCCCGCGTGTTCACCCTGCACGGCGAGGAGGCCCTGCTGTACACCCCGGCCGTCCCGGAGGAGCAGCAGGACGCCGTGCTCCGGGCCGCCGCGGCGTGCCCGGTGCAGGCGATTCTCGTGGGCGAGGAGGCGGGCGCCGATGCGGGGTGAACCGCGCGACGGCCGCATCGTCGTCGTCGGTGCGTCGCTCGCGGGGCTGCGGGCCGCCGAGACGCTGCGCGACGAAGGGTTCGCCGGCTCGCTGACGCTCATCGGGGAGGAACCGCATCCCCCGTACGACAGACCGCCGTTGTCCAAGCAGGTGCTGCTCGGAAAGGCACCGGCCGACCGGACGGGGCTGCCGCGGCGGCGCCCCGTGGACGCCGAGTGGAGACTCGGGGTGCGCGCCACGGGGCTCGATCCGGTCGGGAAGGAGGTGCTCCTCGCCGACGGCGGGAAGGTCCCCTTCGACCGGCTGCTGATCGCCACCGGCACCCGCGCCCGGCCCTGGCCGAAGCCGGCCGAGGCCGCCCTGGACGGGGTGTTCACCCTGCGCACCAGCGAGGACGCCGGCCGGCTTGCGGAGCGCCTCGACGCCGGGCCGGGCCGGGTCCTGGTCATCGGCGCCGGCTTCACCGGCTCGGAGATCGCTTCCGCCTGCCGGGAGCGGGGCCTCGCGGTGACCGTCGCGGAGCGGGGCCCGGCGCCCCTGGTCGGTGCGCTCGGCGGCACGCTGGGGGCCCTCGCCGCGAAACTGCAGCGCGCGCACGGCGTCGATCTGCGCTGCGGGGTGACGGTCACCGCGCTGGAGGGCGACGGCCGGCTCACCGGCGCGCAGTTCTCCGACGGCACCCGCATCGACGCCGATGTCGCCGTGGTGGCCCTCGGCGCCGTCCGCAACACCGAGTGGCTGGCCGAGTCCGGACTCGCCGCCGGCCCGCGGGGAGTGACCTGTGACGCGGGCTGCCGCGCCTTCGACATGTACGGGATCGTCACCGACGACATCTTCGCCGCCGGCGACGTGGCCCGGTTCCCGCACCCGCTCTTCGAGTACCAGCTGCTTTCCCTGGAGCACTGGGGCAACGCGGTCGCCCAGGCCGAGGTCGCGGCCCACAACATGGTCAATCCGGGACCGCGCCGGCGCCCGCATCTGACGGTTCCGGCGTTCTGGTCCGGCCAGTTCGGCCTCAACATCAAGTCGGTCGGCGTCCCCACCTTCTCCGACCAGGTCGTCATCGCGCAGGGGTCGCTCAAGGACGCCCGGCTGGTGGCCGTCTACGGATACCGGGGGCGGGTCACGGCGGCGGTGAGCGTGAACCAGGCCAAGGCACTGGAGTACTACCAGCGGCTGATCGAGACGGCGGCGCCGTTTCCCCCCGCCCAGGGGGCCGCCGACCAGATCGAGTCCCCGGAGCCCGTCCCCTCCGACGTACCGGATCCGAAGATGCTGTCGCACGGTCCGACCGTCGCGCTCACCGGCCATCTGCCGGACCGGCGCCTGACCCTGGTGCAACCGGCCCGCTGAGACCGCCACTCCATAGCGATGAGGAGCCCCCGCGCATGGCTGCGGACACCCTGTTCCACCGGATCACCGACTACGCCCACCGCGCCGACCCCTACCCCCTCTACGCCGAACTCCGCGAGGAAGGGGTGGTGCGGCAGGAGGACGGCAGCTACCTGGTCGGGACCTATCACGAGATCGAGGCCCTGCTGCACGATCCGCGCATCAGCTCGGACCGCCGCAAGCGCACCGTCCCGGACGAGACCGCCCTCGCCGAACAGGGGCTCCCGCCGGCCTTCATCGGACTCGACGACCCCGAACACCACCGGCTGCGAAGCCTGACGATGCGCTCCTTCGGTCCGCCCCACACGCCGGACCGGATCTCCGGCATGCACGACGAGATCACCCGCATCGTCAAGGACCTCCTCGGCACCTTCCCCGGCAAGGAACGCCTCGACGTCGTCGACGACTTCGCCTACCCGCTGCCCGTCACGGTGATCTGCCGTCTCCTGGGCGTGCCGATCGAGGACGAACCACGCTTCCGTGCCTGGTCGGACGACATCGTCGCGGGCATCGACCCCACCCCGGGGGAGGACCCCGAAGCGCGCCCGCGAGCCGCCGTCGAGGCCCGGAAGGAGATGGGCCTGTACCTCGGGGAACTCGCCGAGAAGCGCCGGGCCCACCCGTCGGACGACATGCTCTCCGCGTTCGTCGGCGACGGCTCCGGCGGGCAGCTGACGCCGCTCGAAATCATGACCACGTCCGTGCTGCTGCTCATCGCCGGCCACGAGACCACCGTCAACCTGATCACCAACGGGGTCCTCACCCTGCTGCGCCACCCCGAAGAGCTGGCACGCCTGCGCAGCGACCCCGCCCTGATGCCCAGGGCGGTGGAGGAGCTGCTGCGCTACGAGCCGCCCGTCCACATGCTCCCGCAGCGCACGCCGTTGGCCGACATCGAGGTCGCGGGCGTCACCGTCCCCAAGGGCGCGCCCCTCATCCTGATGCTCGCGTCCGGCAACCGCGACCCCCGCAGGTTCCGCGACCCCGACCGCTTCGACCCGGCCCGCGAGGACAACCAGCACCTCGGCTTCGGCAGCGGCATCCACAGCTGTTTCGGCGCTCCCCTCGCCCGCCTGGAGGCGCAGATCGCCCTCCACGGACTTCTCCAGCACCTCGACGCCCCCCGCCTGCT comes from the Streptomyces angustmyceticus genome and includes:
- a CDS encoding LPXTG cell wall anchor domain-containing protein; the protein is MNIRRTLTAAAAAAVIAPAAVLAGPTAAFATEAVPKAGPRTPASPGSADAATPAERLAGTTGAGGATGRGKDAGDSDGAGQSCAFESDQLQAAVHGLPRRLVAGGAWTPFSMTLTNTTGKPLEEVQPFLLVSSAEDVDRPYWELETEYRDARTGRWKTFHDAAPEDLFGFFAIGPRSTLTLQLRTRAVKDAKPGAGYALAAGDYRNRDGSCGSAKEAWYDVTLLPAGTKPTQPPADKPGGTAEPGKGAASGGGTGGSGSTGGLSPQGGAELAATGSSSATPAVALAGGAAMAVGAGAVIGVRRRKGAAGPGAADLPA
- a CDS encoding cytochrome P450, with the protein product MAADTLFHRITDYAHRADPYPLYAELREEGVVRQEDGSYLVGTYHEIEALLHDPRISSDRRKRTVPDETALAEQGLPPAFIGLDDPEHHRLRSLTMRSFGPPHTPDRISGMHDEITRIVKDLLGTFPGKERLDVVDDFAYPLPVTVICRLLGVPIEDEPRFRAWSDDIVAGIDPTPGEDPEARPRAAVEARKEMGLYLGELAEKRRAHPSDDMLSAFVGDGSGGQLTPLEIMTTSVLLLIAGHETTVNLITNGVLTLLRHPEELARLRSDPALMPRAVEELLRYEPPVHMLPQRTPLADIEVAGVTVPKGAPLILMLASGNRDPRRFRDPDRFDPAREDNQHLGFGSGIHSCFGAPLARLEAQIALHGLLQHLDAPRLLEDPPPYRRSPVLRGPRHLLIEDGRSGGRERR
- a CDS encoding ferredoxin, with the translated sequence MNVVVDLNRCQGYAQCAFLAPRVFTLHGEEALLYTPAVPEEQQDAVLRAAAACPVQAILVGEEAGADAG
- a CDS encoding NAD(P)/FAD-dependent oxidoreductase; translation: MRGEPRDGRIVVVGASLAGLRAAETLRDEGFAGSLTLIGEEPHPPYDRPPLSKQVLLGKAPADRTGLPRRRPVDAEWRLGVRATGLDPVGKEVLLADGGKVPFDRLLIATGTRARPWPKPAEAALDGVFTLRTSEDAGRLAERLDAGPGRVLVIGAGFTGSEIASACRERGLAVTVAERGPAPLVGALGGTLGALAAKLQRAHGVDLRCGVTVTALEGDGRLTGAQFSDGTRIDADVAVVALGAVRNTEWLAESGLAAGPRGVTCDAGCRAFDMYGIVTDDIFAAGDVARFPHPLFEYQLLSLEHWGNAVAQAEVAAHNMVNPGPRRRPHLTVPAFWSGQFGLNIKSVGVPTFSDQVVIAQGSLKDARLVAVYGYRGRVTAAVSVNQAKALEYYQRLIETAAPFPPAQGAADQIESPEPVPSDVPDPKMLSHGPTVALTGHLPDRRLTLVQPAR